Proteins co-encoded in one Chrysemys picta bellii isolate R12L10 chromosome 13, ASM1138683v2, whole genome shotgun sequence genomic window:
- the LOC135975258 gene encoding uncharacterized protein LOC135975258, with protein sequence MQSSPAVMAVQSQNRKRAPAWTDREVLDLIAVWGDESVLSELRSKRRNAKIYEKISKDMAERGYSRDVTQCRVKIKELRQGYQKTKEANGRSGSHPQTSRFYEALHSILGATATTTPPLTVDSEDGIVSTAGSSDMLADGEDEEGDEEDEAVDSAHNADFPDSQDLFITLTEIPYQPSPAVTPDTESGEGSATPSATVSQPSLSSHSQRLARIRHKKKRTREDMFSELIACSRAQAAQQTQWRENLTRMHQANMDREERWRQEDQQATQTLLGLMREQTDTLRRLVDVLQERRQEDRAPLQSISNRPPPPPSPILPSPKVHRRRGGRVPANSHSSPAESSSSRRLSFPKI encoded by the exons atgcagagctctccagcagtgatggccgtgcaatctcagaatagaaagagggccccagcatggactgatcgggaagtcttggatctcatcgctgtgtggggcgatgagtccgtgctttccgagctgcgatccaaaagacggaatgcaaagatctatgagaagatctctaaagacatggcagagagaggatacagccgggatgtaacgcagtgccgcgtgaaaatcaaggagctgagacaaggctaccagaagaccaaagaggcaaacggacgctccggatcccatccccagacatcccgtttctacgaggcactgcattccatcctcggtgcaaccgccaccactaccccaccactgaccgtggactctgaggatgggatagtgtccacggccggatcctcggacatgttagcggacggggaagatgaggaaggagatgaggaggacgaggcagtcgacagcgctcacaacgctgatttccccgacagccaggatctcttcatcacccttacagagatcccctaccaaccgtccccagccgttaccccggacacagaatctggggaaggatcagcca ccccatctgcgactgtctcacaacctagcctgtcatcacactcccagaggctagcgcggattaggcataagaagaagaggacacgggaggacatgttctcggagcttatagcctgctccagagcccaggcagcacagcagacccagtggcgggagaacttgacccgaatgcaccaagcaaacatggatcgggaggagaggtggcgtcaggaagaccagcaggcgactcaaaccctgcttggactaatgagggagcaaacggacacgctccggcgccttgtggatgttctgcaggaacggaggcaggaggacagagccccgctgcagtccatctctaaccgccctcccccgccaccaagtcccatactcccctcacccaaagtgcacagaaggagaggcggcagagtccctgctaactctcactccagccctgcagagagctcgagcagcagaaggctctcattccccaaaatttga